A genomic segment from Haloarcula limicola encodes:
- a CDS encoding alpha,alpha-trehalose-phosphate synthase (UDP-forming) has protein sequence MNSRTTDQQLRGTALSESTDSQYLVVSNREPYRHDWEGDDITVDRPNGGLTSGLDGAMRRLGGTWIAWGDGDADREVVDDENRVQVPPDADEDQYTLERVWLSEEEQENYYLGFSNRVLWPICHAALTKVESERRHWEAYREVNRRFADTVAERVDEESVVWLQDYHFGLAPSMIRERTEHDPAIAHFWHIPWPGPDTFRACPHGEEILRGLLGNDLLGFHVDRYCENFLRCVDELIPMATVDLDAGVVHQPDGRLTVRSFPLGVEADRIQEQSTGAASHARFREFADEHGIDADGMLALGVDRLDYTKGIPERLQALERLFEEQPDLRESFTYVQIGSESRSEIPAYEAVQAEVAEAVERINDRFGTDDWRPVVYETGYVSNETLYALYRAADAALVSPIRDGMNLVAQEYVAAQAEDPGALVLSEQAGIHDRVGDDVLSVTPQNTDEFASAIREALAMSDKERERRMTSLRREIQRNDLESWTETMLDEIAVVDASRHGR, from the coding sequence GTGAATTCGAGAACTACCGACCAACAGTTACGGGGGACGGCGCTGTCCGAATCGACGGACAGCCAGTACCTCGTCGTCTCGAACAGGGAGCCCTACCGCCACGACTGGGAGGGAGACGACATCACCGTCGACCGACCGAACGGCGGTCTAACGAGCGGGCTAGACGGCGCGATGCGGCGGCTCGGCGGGACGTGGATCGCCTGGGGCGACGGCGACGCCGACCGCGAGGTCGTCGACGACGAGAACCGCGTGCAGGTCCCACCGGACGCCGACGAGGACCAGTACACGCTCGAACGCGTCTGGCTCTCCGAGGAAGAGCAGGAGAACTACTACCTCGGGTTCAGCAATCGGGTCCTCTGGCCCATCTGTCACGCGGCGCTGACCAAGGTGGAGAGCGAGCGCCGGCACTGGGAGGCCTACCGCGAGGTGAACCGGCGCTTCGCGGACACCGTCGCCGAGCGGGTGGACGAGGAGTCGGTCGTCTGGCTGCAGGACTACCACTTCGGACTCGCCCCGAGCATGATTCGGGAACGGACGGAGCACGACCCGGCGATCGCCCACTTCTGGCACATCCCGTGGCCCGGTCCGGACACCTTCCGCGCGTGCCCCCACGGCGAGGAGATACTGCGCGGCCTGCTCGGCAACGACCTGCTGGGCTTCCACGTCGACCGGTACTGCGAGAACTTCCTGCGCTGCGTCGACGAGCTGATCCCCATGGCGACGGTGGACTTAGACGCCGGCGTCGTCCACCAACCGGACGGGCGGCTCACCGTCCGGTCGTTCCCGCTCGGGGTGGAAGCGGACCGAATTCAGGAGCAGTCCACCGGAGCGGCGTCGCACGCTCGCTTCCGGGAGTTCGCCGACGAGCACGGCATCGACGCCGACGGGATGCTGGCGCTCGGCGTCGACAGACTGGACTACACGAAGGGGATTCCCGAGCGCCTGCAAGCGCTCGAACGGCTCTTCGAAGAGCAGCCGGACCTTCGGGAGTCGTTCACCTACGTGCAGATCGGCTCGGAGAGCCGCTCGGAGATCCCCGCCTACGAAGCGGTGCAGGCGGAGGTCGCCGAGGCGGTCGAGCGCATCAACGACCGGTTCGGGACCGACGACTGGCGACCGGTAGTCTACGAGACGGGCTACGTCTCCAACGAGACGCTGTACGCGCTCTACCGGGCGGCCGACGCCGCGCTCGTCAGTCCGATCCGCGACGGGATGAACCTCGTCGCCCAGGAGTACGTCGCCGCGCAGGCCGAGGATCCGGGCGCGCTCGTCCTGAGCGAGCAGGCCGGTATCCACGACCGGGTCGGCGACGACGTGCTCTCGGTGACGCCTCAGAACACCGACGAGTTCGCAAGCGCTATCCGCGAGGCGCTCGCGATGTCAGATAAGGAGCGAGAACGCCGGATGACCTCACTTCGCCGCGAGATCCAGCGCAACGACCTCGAATCGTGGACCGAGACGATGCTCGACGAGATCGCCGTCGTCGACGCGTCGCGGCACGGGCGATAA